A single genomic interval of Ramlibacter sp. harbors:
- the nuoF gene encoding NADH-quinone oxidoreductase subunit NuoF: MNADQVLAQFQATGVQTCFHNRHINPQIYADLNGSNWRLKDYEARGGYQALRKILLGADGAEPMTQDQVIATVKESALRGRGGAGFPTGLKWSFMPRQFPGQKYLVCNSDEGEPGTCKDRDILEFNPHIVIEGMAIAAFAMGISVGYNYIHGEIFQTYERFEEALEEARAAGLLGNNILGSNFSFQLHAFHGFGAYICGEETALLESLEGKKGQPRFKPPFPASFGLYGKPTTINNTETFAAVPWIIRNGGQAYLEIGKPNNGGTKIYSVSGDVELPGNYEIPLGTPFSKLLELAGGVRKGRTLKAVIPGGSSAPVLPAHIMMECTMDYDSIAKAGSMLGSGAVIVMDDSRCMVESLKRLSYFYMHESCGQCTPCREGTGWLWRVVDRIHKGQGRPADMDLLNSVADNIQGRTICALGDAAAMPVRAMIKHFRPEFEALINKAQPAAVQA; the protein is encoded by the coding sequence ATGAATGCCGATCAGGTGCTCGCGCAGTTCCAGGCCACCGGGGTCCAGACCTGCTTTCACAACCGCCACATCAATCCGCAGATCTACGCGGACCTGAACGGCTCCAACTGGCGCCTGAAGGACTACGAGGCACGCGGCGGCTACCAGGCGCTGCGCAAGATCCTGCTGGGCGCCGATGGCGCCGAGCCCATGACGCAGGACCAGGTGATTGCCACGGTGAAGGAATCGGCCCTGCGCGGCCGCGGCGGCGCAGGTTTTCCCACCGGCCTCAAATGGAGCTTCATGCCGCGCCAGTTCCCGGGGCAGAAGTACCTGGTCTGCAACTCCGATGAAGGCGAGCCCGGCACCTGCAAGGACCGGGACATTCTTGAATTCAACCCGCACATCGTGATCGAGGGCATGGCCATCGCGGCCTTTGCCATGGGCATCTCGGTGGGCTACAACTACATCCACGGCGAGATCTTCCAGACCTACGAACGGTTTGAAGAGGCGCTGGAGGAGGCCCGTGCAGCCGGCCTGCTGGGCAACAACATCCTGGGCAGCAACTTCAGCTTCCAGCTGCACGCCTTCCATGGCTTTGGCGCCTACATCTGCGGCGAGGAAACCGCGCTGCTCGAGTCGCTTGAAGGCAAGAAGGGCCAGCCGCGCTTCAAGCCGCCGTTTCCCGCGAGCTTTGGCCTCTATGGCAAGCCAACCACCATCAACAACACCGAGACCTTCGCGGCCGTGCCCTGGATCATCCGCAACGGCGGCCAGGCCTACCTCGAGATCGGCAAGCCCAACAATGGCGGCACCAAGATCTACTCGGTGTCGGGTGATGTGGAGTTGCCGGGCAACTATGAAATCCCGCTGGGCACCCCCTTCAGCAAGCTGCTGGAGCTTGCCGGGGGTGTTCGCAAGGGGCGCACGCTCAAGGCCGTGATCCCGGGCGGTTCGTCGGCCCCGGTGCTGCCCGCGCACATCATGATGGAGTGCACGATGGACTACGACTCCATCGCCAAGGCCGGCTCCATGCTGGGCTCGGGCGCCGTCATCGTGATGGACGACTCGCGCTGCATGGTGGAGTCGCTCAAGCGCCTGTCTTACTTCTACATGCACGAGTCCTGTGGCCAGTGCACACCCTGCCGCGAAGGCACGGGCTGGCTGTGGCGCGTGGTCGACCGCATCCACAAGGGCCAGGGCCGGCCGGCTGACATGGACCTGCTCAATTCGGTGGCCGACAACATCCAGGGCCGCACGATCTGCGCACTGGGTGACGCCGCGGCCATGCCGGTGCGCGCGATGATCAAGCATTTCCGCCCCGAATTCGAGGCACTGATCAACAAGGCTCAGCCCGCGGCTGTCCAGGCCTGA